A single genomic interval of Spirosoma taeanense harbors:
- a CDS encoding aminotransferase class III-fold pyridoxal phosphate-dependent enzyme — protein sequence MDDAQIDPATLGYIEAHGTATPLGDPIEIEGLTLAFGNQPKNQYCAIGSLKSNMGHLTAAAGVAGFIKATLAVHHRQIPASLHFNTPNSAIDLMASPFFVNTKLTEWPSDQRRAGISSFGAGGTNIHIVIEGVTNVIPVNDVSRPLQLITWSAKSLSSREAYASLLADHLSQHKDQSLADVAFTLQTTRPALHHRRFAVAASAGELIEHLRNESTPANREMGGAHSLTERPDETVFMFPGQGAQYLNMGRGLYENEATYRQAIDECAALLSAHLDTDIREVLFPEQRSLVAEERLKNTRYTQPALFVTEYAMAKLWMSWGIEPTVFCGHSIGEFVAAHLAGVFTLADALKLIAVRGKLVSDLPRGSMLSVRMRADDVYSIMPEPLSLAAINSPRLCVVAGHDEDIAAFAQVLDDQNIPNHVLVTSHAFHSAMMDPILADFEKTVQSVTLSRPVKPIVSSVSGAWLTDAEALSPQYWATHLRVTVRFADALNFIMSQTSPLLLEVGPGSVTTTLARQQAGARPIPVLTSMANANDSRPDHVVLMKALGQLWLQGIEPDWQAIYANEQRVRLKLPTYAFDRQRYWVDPKTNNSLPSSADLVNEVLIQPISDPYQQPTPMRKETLLIKVREILENASGIEMETVSAEMSFLEIGLDSLLLTQVAQTLKKEFSLPLTFRQLNEDIKTLDRLAAYLDEHLPAEKITVITPSAPPAQAPVFTIPARTAGSTADAQPGTDTALSLIAQQLALLAKQVALLEGNRPVQVTAQPVATPVSQPAPPKNIAEPDISPEEAIELRKPFGATARIERHSLDLSPDQQLFLRQLTQRYNQKTRNSKAYTQQHRSHMADPRVVTGFKPVTKELVYPIVVNKSKGSRLWDIDGNEYLDTLNGFGSNMFGHQPDFIQEALHRQIDAGYEVGPQHELAGEVCKLIQEFTGFDRIALCNTGSEAVLGAMRIARTITGRSLIVAFSGSYHGIVDEVIVRGTKKRKTVPAAPGIMPEVVQNMLILDYGTEETLQIIKERASELAAVIVEPVQSRRPEFRPISFLQELRTVTAEAGTALVFDEVITGFRMHPGGAQALFGIKADLATYGKVVGGGMPIGVIAGKKGFMDALDGGHWQYGDASTPEVGVTYFAGTFVRHPLALAAAKASLIHLKKQGPALQQRLTSLTERLAMTINAEMTRRQIPLTVVQFGSLWKLKYTEEIPYGEILFTLLREKGIHIWDGFPCFVTEAYTDADIDCIIKLLSESIDELMQGGFMINRPGAAAGTLTDSFPMYAEPPVPGARLGRDKQGNPGWFIVNPDQPGNYLQVDL from the coding sequence CTGGACGATGCGCAGATTGATCCGGCAACCCTGGGCTATATAGAAGCGCACGGAACGGCTACACCGCTGGGCGATCCTATCGAGATAGAGGGGCTAACGCTTGCGTTTGGCAACCAGCCGAAAAACCAGTATTGCGCCATTGGGTCGTTGAAGAGCAACATGGGCCACCTGACGGCTGCAGCCGGAGTTGCCGGATTTATTAAGGCAACTTTGGCCGTACATCACCGGCAGATTCCGGCATCTCTGCACTTTAACACTCCTAATTCGGCCATTGATCTGATGGCTAGTCCATTCTTTGTCAACACAAAATTAACCGAATGGCCATCCGACCAGCGCCGGGCGGGTATAAGCTCGTTCGGGGCGGGGGGCACAAACATACATATCGTTATCGAAGGAGTTACTAACGTAATTCCAGTCAATGATGTTAGCCGACCTCTTCAGCTTATCACCTGGTCGGCTAAATCTCTCTCCAGTCGGGAGGCCTATGCCTCGCTGCTGGCCGATCACCTGAGCCAACATAAAGATCAGTCGCTGGCTGATGTTGCCTTTACGTTGCAAACAACCCGGCCGGCCTTGCATCATCGGCGGTTTGCGGTGGCGGCTTCTGCAGGTGAATTAATTGAACACCTACGAAACGAGTCGACACCTGCGAATAGAGAGATGGGCGGGGCGCACTCGCTGACCGAACGGCCAGACGAAACGGTGTTTATGTTTCCCGGTCAGGGTGCCCAGTACCTGAATATGGGGCGCGGTTTATACGAAAACGAAGCCACTTATCGACAGGCAATTGACGAATGTGCTGCTCTCTTAAGCGCACATTTAGATACGGATATTCGGGAAGTTCTGTTTCCGGAGCAGCGTTCTTTAGTGGCGGAAGAACGCCTGAAAAATACTCGTTATACGCAGCCCGCGCTGTTTGTTACGGAGTACGCTATGGCTAAGCTCTGGATGAGCTGGGGTATTGAGCCGACTGTATTTTGTGGCCATAGCATTGGCGAATTTGTAGCCGCCCATCTGGCCGGGGTGTTTACGTTAGCCGATGCCCTCAAGCTGATTGCCGTTCGTGGTAAGCTGGTGAGTGATTTGCCGCGGGGCAGTATGCTGTCGGTTCGAATGAGAGCCGACGATGTGTACAGTATTATGCCTGAACCCTTGTCGCTGGCGGCCATCAATAGTCCAAGGCTATGCGTAGTGGCCGGCCATGATGAAGATATTGCTGCTTTTGCCCAGGTTCTGGACGATCAGAACATACCCAATCATGTTTTGGTAACCAGCCATGCGTTTCACTCGGCCATGATGGACCCCATTCTGGCTGATTTTGAAAAAACCGTTCAGTCCGTTACGCTGAGTCGCCCCGTAAAGCCAATTGTGTCGTCCGTTAGCGGAGCCTGGCTGACCGATGCCGAAGCGCTGAGCCCACAGTATTGGGCTACGCACCTGCGGGTAACCGTACGCTTTGCCGATGCACTGAACTTTATCATGAGTCAGACATCGCCGTTGCTTCTGGAAGTGGGTCCTGGATCGGTAACGACAACCCTAGCTCGTCAGCAGGCGGGTGCCCGGCCGATTCCGGTCCTGACCAGCATGGCCAATGCCAACGATTCCCGCCCGGATCATGTCGTGTTGATGAAAGCCCTGGGGCAACTCTGGCTACAGGGTATAGAACCCGACTGGCAGGCTATATACGCCAATGAGCAGAGAGTTCGGCTTAAATTGCCTACCTATGCGTTTGATCGACAGCGTTACTGGGTGGATCCGAAAACGAACAACTCACTGCCGTCAAGTGCAGACTTAGTTAATGAAGTACTCATACAACCTATCTCTGATCCCTATCAGCAGCCGACACCTATGCGCAAAGAAACGTTACTGATAAAAGTTAGGGAAATACTGGAAAACGCATCCGGTATTGAGATGGAGACGGTCAGCGCAGAGATGAGTTTCCTGGAAATTGGCCTCGATTCGCTACTGCTTACGCAGGTGGCACAGACATTAAAAAAAGAGTTTAGCCTGCCACTGACGTTCCGGCAGTTGAACGAAGACATAAAGACCCTGGATCGGCTGGCGGCTTATCTCGACGAACATCTTCCTGCCGAAAAGATAACCGTAATTACGCCCTCTGCACCGCCTGCTCAGGCGCCAGTCTTTACAATACCTGCCCGTACCGCTGGGTCTACAGCGGATGCGCAGCCCGGCACCGATACGGCTCTGAGCCTGATCGCCCAGCAACTGGCCTTGCTGGCTAAACAGGTTGCTTTACTGGAAGGTAACCGGCCAGTTCAGGTAACGGCTCAACCCGTAGCAACGCCGGTTAGTCAACCTGCACCGCCTAAAAACATTGCCGAGCCTGATATCAGTCCGGAAGAAGCGATCGAATTACGTAAGCCCTTCGGCGCTACGGCCCGTATTGAACGCCATAGCCTGGACTTGTCACCCGACCAGCAACTCTTTTTACGTCAGCTCACGCAGCGTTATAATCAGAAGACCAGAAACAGTAAGGCTTATACCCAGCAGCACCGCAGCCACATGGCCGATCCGCGTGTTGTGACGGGCTTCAAGCCGGTGACGAAGGAGCTTGTTTATCCGATTGTTGTCAACAAGTCGAAAGGAAGTCGACTGTGGGACATCGATGGAAACGAGTACCTCGACACGCTCAATGGGTTCGGCTCCAATATGTTTGGCCATCAGCCTGATTTTATCCAGGAAGCTTTACACCGACAGATTGATGCAGGCTACGAAGTTGGCCCGCAGCATGAGTTAGCCGGTGAAGTTTGTAAATTGATTCAGGAGTTTACCGGCTTTGACCGAATTGCGCTCTGCAACACCGGCTCCGAAGCCGTGCTGGGTGCTATGCGGATTGCCCGCACCATAACTGGACGCTCGCTCATCGTTGCTTTTTCGGGCTCTTACCACGGCATTGTTGATGAAGTGATTGTGCGGGGTACCAAAAAGCGCAAGACAGTTCCGGCCGCACCGGGAATTATGCCAGAGGTTGTGCAGAACATGCTGATTCTGGATTACGGCACTGAAGAAACGCTTCAGATCATTAAAGAACGGGCATCTGAGCTGGCCGCCGTTATTGTCGAACCAGTACAGAGCCGCCGGCCCGAATTCAGGCCAATCAGCTTTTTGCAGGAATTGAGGACCGTAACGGCTGAAGCGGGCACAGCCCTGGTTTTTGACGAGGTTATCACCGGTTTTCGAATGCATCCGGGCGGAGCGCAGGCCCTTTTTGGCATAAAAGCCGATCTGGCAACTTACGGTAAAGTTGTGGGCGGAGGTATGCCGATTGGCGTAATTGCCGGTAAAAAAGGGTTTATGGATGCGCTGGATGGCGGGCACTGGCAATATGGCGACGCATCTACGCCCGAGGTTGGCGTAACCTATTTTGCAGGTACGTTTGTCCGGCATCCGCTGGCGCTGGCCGCTGCCAAAGCGTCGCTGATTCACCTGAAAAAACAGGGGCCAGCGCTACAGCAACGGCTTACGTCGCTGACCGAACGGCTGGCCATGACGATAAACGCCGAGATGACCCGGCGCCAAATCCCGCTCACTGTAGTTCAGTTCGGATCGCTCTGGAAATTGAAATACACAGAGGAGATTCCGTATGGTGAAATTCTGTTTACGTTGTTGCGCGAAAAAGGCATTCACATCTGGGATGGTTTTCCCTGTTTCGTGACCGAAGCGTATACCGATGCTGACATAGATTGCATCATTAAGCTGCTCAGTGAAAGTATTGATGAACTGATGCAGGGTGGGTTTATGATTAACCGGCCGGGCGCTGCTGCCGGAACCCTAACTGACTCGTTCCCGATGTATGCTGAACCGCCGGTGCCAGGAGCCAGACTCGGCCGGGACAAGCAGGGCAATCCGGGCTGGTTCATCGTAAACCCTGACCAGCCGGGCAATTATTTACAAGTAGACCTGTAA